The Streptomyces venezuelae genomic interval CGGATTCGGTGTCCTCACCGTCGACAACGAAGAGCAGGCCCTCGACCGGGCCGGCCTCGAAGGATCCTCCGAGGACAAGGGCCACGAAGCGGTCACCGCCGCCGTCGCCACCGCCACCACGCTGCGCACGGTCAGCGAACCCTGGCGCTGAGTGGCGCCTTCCCACCCCGTACTCTTAGGACCATCATGGCGAACGGAACCCGTAAAAGCTTCGAAGAGCTCTTCGCCGAGCTCAAGCTCAAGGCAGAGACCGGCGACCCGGCCACCTCCCGCACCGCGGAACTGGTGGACAAGGGCGTCCATGCCATCGGCAAGAAGGTCGTCGAAGAGGCCGCCGAGGTCTGGATGGCCGCCGAGTACGAGGGCAAGGAAGCGGCCGCCGAGGAGATCTCGCAGCTGCTGTACCACGTCCAGGTGATGATGGTCGCCCGCGGGATCTCGCTCGACGACGTCTACGCCCACCTCTGAGCACACCCGTCCCACAGTTCCGAAAACTCCCAGGCAAAGGAAGCTCACCTCATGCTGCGCATCGCCGTTCCCAACAAGGGTTCCCTCTCCGGACCTGCGTCGGCAATGCTCCATGAGGCCGGCTACCGGCAGCGCAAAGAGTCCAAGGAGCTCGTCGTCATCGACCCCGACAACGAGGTCGAGTTCTTCTACCTGCGGCCGAAGGACATCGCGATCTACGTCGCCTCCGGGAAGCTGGACATCGGCATCACCGGCCGTGACCTGCTCCTGGACTCCGGGGCCAGCGCCGAGGAGATCCTCGCGCTGAACTTCGGCCGCTCCACCTTCCGCTACGCCACCCGTCCGGGCACGGCGAACGGCCCGGAGGACTTCGGTGGCATGACCATCGCGACCTCCTACGAGGGCATCGTCGCCAAGCACCTCGCCGACCAGGGCATCGACGCCTCCGTCGTCCACCTGGACGGCGCGGTCGAGACCGCGATCCAGCTCGGTGTCGCGCAGGTCATCGCGGACGTCGTGGAGACCGGCACCAGCCTGCGCAACGCGGGCCTCGAGGTCATCGGCGAGCCGATCCTCACCTCCGAGGCCGTCGTCGTCCGCCGCCACGGCGCCACGGACGACAACCCGCAGGTGCAGCAGTTCCTGCGGCGCCTCCAGGGCGTCCTGGTCGCCCGCTCGTACGTGATGATGGACTACGACTGCCGCGCCGAGCACCTGGAGCAGGCCGTCGCCCTCACCCCGGGCCTCGAGTCGCCGACCGTCTCCCCGCTGCACAACGAGGGCTGGGTCGCCGTCCGCGCGATGGTCCCCGCCAAGGAGGCGCAGCGGATCATGGACGACCTGTACGAGATCGGCGCGCGCGCCATCCTCACCACCGCCATCCACGCCTGCCGCCTCTGACGGCTGCCGGCCCGCACGTCCCCCGAGACACGGAGAGAACCCCGATGTCCGATGCACCGCTGCCCGCCCTTCCGGTCACCTTCCGTCCCGGGCGCACCAGGGCGGTCCTGCTGACCCTGAGTGTCACGATGTTCGTCGTCGTCACCGTCGTGGCGCTGATGCTGGAGCGGCTGGGCCCGGGGGAGCGCGTCAGCTTCGTCTTCACGGCGGCGCTGCTCTCCGGGATCCTCGTCCTGCTGAGCCGTCCCAAGGTCGTCGCCGACGACGAGGGCGTCACGGTCGTCAACATCACCCGGACCCGGCGGCTCGCCTGGGCGGAGATCGTCAAGGTCAACCTCCGCCCCGGTGACGCCTGGGTCTTCCTCGACCTGAGCGACGGCACGAGCCTGCCCGCGCTCGGCATCCAGCCCGGCATCGCCAAGGAAGCGGCGATCCGGGACGCCCGCGCCCTGCGGGCCCTGGCCGACAGCCGGGGGACGGTCGCGGAGCGGGTCTGAGACCCCGTTCCGTCCCCCATCCGGGTCGGACCCCCTGCCCCACGGGGCGTTCGCGTGACTACTCTGGAGGCGGTGGTGCCGAGCGGCACCACCGCCTCGCGTGTGCAGGGCCGCCGTCGCGGCCCGCGAGGCCGCCCTTCGACCCGAGGAGTGACTCCCTCCAGCAATGGACGGATCGTCCGGTAGTACCTGCGCCGCCCCCTCCCAGGAGGCGGCGGCATGATCATTTCCCTACTGCTGCTCGCCGCGGCCTTTCTCCTGATCCTCGCCAACGGCTTCTTCGTGGCCGCCGAGTTCGGTCTCGTGACCGTCGAGCGCGCCGAGGCCGAGCGAGCCGCGGCAGCCGGCGACCGGCGCGCCCGCAGCGTCGTCGCCGCCCTGCGCGAGCTGTCCTTCCAGCTCTCCGGCACCCAGCTCGGCATCACGCTCACGTCGCTCGTCGTCGGCATGCTCGCGCAGCCCGCGCTCGCGGGGCTGCTGGACGGGCCGCTCACCGCGACCGGACTGCCCGAAGGGGCCGTCTCCGGCATCGCGGTGGTGATCGGGATGCTGCTCGCCTCCGCCGTCCAGATGGTGGTCGGCGAGCTCGTGCCGAAGAACTGGGCGGTCTCCCGGCCCCTCCAGGTCGCCCGCTTCGTCGCCACCCCGCAGCGCCGCTTCTCCGCGCTCTTCCGCCCGGTGATCGCCCTGCTCAACCGCGTCGCCAACCGGCTCGTCCGGCTCATGGGCGTCGAGCCCACCGAGGCGCTGGACTCCGTCCGGACCCCCGGCGAGCTCGTCTCCCTCGCCCGGCACTCCGCCCTGGCCGGCGCGCTCGAACAGGACACCGCCGACCTCTTCGTACGGACCCTCTCCCTCGGCGGTCTCACGGCCGGCCAGGTCATGACCCCGCGTGTGAAGGTGAGCGCCCTCCAGTGGGACGCCACCGCGGCCGACGTCCTCAACCTCACCCGGGCCACC includes:
- the hisG gene encoding ATP phosphoribosyltransferase → MLRIAVPNKGSLSGPASAMLHEAGYRQRKESKELVVIDPDNEVEFFYLRPKDIAIYVASGKLDIGITGRDLLLDSGASAEEILALNFGRSTFRYATRPGTANGPEDFGGMTIATSYEGIVAKHLADQGIDASVVHLDGAVETAIQLGVAQVIADVVETGTSLRNAGLEVIGEPILTSEAVVVRRHGATDDNPQVQQFLRRLQGVLVARSYVMMDYDCRAEHLEQAVALTPGLESPTVSPLHNEGWVAVRAMVPAKEAQRIMDDLYEIGARAILTTAIHACRL
- a CDS encoding hemolysin family protein gives rise to the protein MIISLLLLAAAFLLILANGFFVAAEFGLVTVERAEAERAAAAGDRRARSVVAALRELSFQLSGTQLGITLTSLVVGMLAQPALAGLLDGPLTATGLPEGAVSGIAVVIGMLLASAVQMVVGELVPKNWAVSRPLQVARFVATPQRRFSALFRPVIALLNRVANRLVRLMGVEPTEALDSVRTPGELVSLARHSALAGALEQDTADLFVRTLSLGGLTAGQVMTPRVKVSALQWDATAADVLNLTRATGLSRFPVYRDRIDEIVGMVHLKDALAVTPHARLRTPVGRIAVPPLLVPETLPAQALLERLRREQPIAVVVDEYGGTAGVVTLEDIVEELVGEVRDEHDTLADGRPELAAAPAEEGHPAWEADGSCRVHTLRRIGLDVPDGPYETVAGLVADLLGRIPAPGDRAELPGWRLSVRQVDRYRAGRVRLVRTGRDPEPGHASGPAREPGHRSAAVPVPEPYADPLAADTGGPLVAEGVR
- a CDS encoding PH domain-containing protein; the protein is MSDAPLPALPVTFRPGRTRAVLLTLSVTMFVVVTVVALMLERLGPGERVSFVFTAALLSGILVLLSRPKVVADDEGVTVVNITRTRRLAWAEIVKVNLRPGDAWVFLDLSDGTSLPALGIQPGIAKEAAIRDARALRALADSRGTVAERV
- a CDS encoding phosphoribosyl-ATP diphosphatase produces the protein MANGTRKSFEELFAELKLKAETGDPATSRTAELVDKGVHAIGKKVVEEAAEVWMAAEYEGKEAAAEEISQLLYHVQVMMVARGISLDDVYAHL